Below is a genomic region from Mesorhizobium sp. NZP2298.
GGGCTCCAGCAACCGGGTTGAGCCGCACTAGGAGCCCATCGCCGGTCTGCATCGGGGCCGACAGGGCCGGACACGCGCCACGGCGCGAGAAGGCGTTCATGCCGCCACTCCCAATGCCTCTGCCTCGGCAATCAGCGCGGCGAGATCGTCGTCGATGGAATTGCGCAAGGGATGCCAGAGGCCGCGCCGGCGCGCCGAGAGAAAACGCTCGGCGATGACTTTCGCGGCCGCCGGGTTTTCGCGCAGGATGAAGGCGCGAACTTCCGCGTCGCCGACATAGGCGTCGTGCACGGCCTCGATCAGCGCGCCCGAAATGGCATGGGTGGTCTCGGCGAAGCCAACCAGCCGGTCGACCGTCTCGGCGAATTCGGAGGCGCCGCGCGGGCCGTGCCGCATCTGTCCGGCAATGAAACGCGCGTTGACGGCGCGGGCGCGCACCACACGCGAGACGGCCTCGCCGACCGAACGCGGCTTCGGCTTTTGCGGGTCTGTCGTGTCGAGGACGATGACGTCGGCATTCCGGCCAAGTGCTGCAAGCGCGGCCGAAAAGCCGCCGATGAAGGCGACGTCGGCGGAGCCTTCGAGAATGTCGCGGCCGGGATCGTCGCCGGTGTGGACCAGAAGATCGGCTTCGGCGATGCGGGTTTCGAACGCGCCGGGCGCCGAGACGCCTTCGCCGCCGGCGCCGCCATAGGCATGCGAGGTGGCGTCGAGATAGGCGCGGCCGATTTCTTCGCGCGCTGCCCAGTCGCCGCTCGACAGGAGATTCTCGACGCCGGCGCCGTAAGTGCCGGGCGAGGTGCCGAAGATGCGCGGGCTGATCTTGCCGTCGGCTCGGGTCCGGGCCGCGAGCGGGTTTTCCGAATCCTCCTCGTCGCGAGCGGCGACGGCATTGGCGGTGGCGTCGATCAGCGCGATCTGGGTCGGGAACATGTCGCGGAAGAGGCCCGAAATGCGCCAGGTGACGTCGACGCGCGGGCGGTCGAGCGTTGCCGGCGGCAGCACCTCGATGCCGGTGACGCGGCCGGTGGCGGCATCCCATTGCGGCCGGCAGCCCATCAGCGCCAGGCCTTGCGCGATTTCCTCGCCGCCGGTGCGCAGCGAGGCCGAGCCCCAGAGGTCTATCACCAGCGAGCGCGGCCAGTCGCCATGCGACTGGAGGTAGCCGCGCACGACCTCTTCCGCCGCCGCCTTGCCCAGATCATAGGCGGTCGGGGTCGGCATGGTGCGTGGGTCCGACGTGAACAGGTTGCGGCCGGTGGGCAGCACGTCGGAACGTCCGCGCGCCGGCGCGCCGGCCGGGCCGGCCTTGACGTGACGGCCATCGAGCGCGGCGACCAGCGCCGACCTTTCAGCCTCGGCACTTTGGCGGCGCATGGTGTCAGGCTCGCCATCGGGTGCACGGCCGTAGATATGCAATCCGTCCTTGATGGCGAAGTCCTTGAGGTCGCAGAGCCAGGCGTCGATGCGGCGCAGCGCCTCATCGGGCGCGTCGGTCCTGGCGACGCCGGCTTCGGTGGCGAGGCCGGTCTTTTGCGCCGTGTCCACGATCAGTTTTGCCAGGCGATCGCGGCGGCGACGGTCGAGGCCGTCTGCCTGGGCATATTCGTCGACCAGGCGCTCGAGTTTGTGCTGGTCTTCGTCCAGTCCCGCGACGGTCAGCGGCGGCGGCAGATGGCCAAGGGTGACGGCGGCGATGCGCCGCTTGGCCTGCGCCGCTTCGCCTGGGTTGGAGACGATGAAGGGGTAGATGACGGGCAAGGGACCGGTGACGATCTCGGGAAAGCAGCTTTGCGAGAGTGCAACCGTCTTGCCGGGCAGCCATTCCAGCGTGCCGTGCGCGCCGACATGGATGAGCGCATGGATGCCGAGGGATTTGCGCAGCCACAGGCCAAACGCGACCAGGGCGTGACGCGGGGGCAAGGTTGGATCGTGGTAGTCGGCGCGGCGATCGGCGGAGCGGCCGCGATCGGGGGCGAGGGCTACGGTGATGTTGCCGAAGGTCGCGGCGCGGAAGGGGAAGTGTTTCTGGCCGGTCTCGTATTCCGCTTTTCCCCAGGCCGCTTCAACGGCAGTCATTGCCTCAACCGGCAACTCCTTCGAGAAGCCGAGATAATCCTCCAGCCCCAGCCCGTCATCGCCCCTCTCCAGCAAATCCAGCAATTCCCGCTGCGATTTCGGAATCCCCTCAACGCCATAACCCTGCTCCTTCAGGTCATGCAGCATCGCCAGCACGCTGGACGGCACATCGAGGCCGACGGCATATCCCGTGCGGCCCGGTGCGCTTGGATAGTCCGGGATCAGGATGACAAGCTTGCGCTCGGCGCGTGGCGTGTCCTGCAGCTTGATGAAGGCCACCACGCGATCCGCCACCTGCGCCACGCGATCCGGCTCCGGCCGGTTGGCGAAGGCACGGTGGCCAAGTGCCGGATCGACATCGCTTTCGCCCTTGAAGGAAATGGCGCCGGCGAGGATGCGGCCGTCCAGTTCTGGCAGCACGACATGCATGGCGAGGTCGGCGGGCGCCACGCCGCGCTGGTTGTTTTCCCAGACGTCGCGGCGGGTGGTGGCGACGATGACCTGGAAGACGGGCACGCCGGCACGGTCGAATAGGGTTTCGACGCCGGGTTCGGCACCGGAGGCGAAGGCGGTCGCGGTGATGATGGCGGCGGGTTTCAGCGCGGCGAACGCGGTTTCCACAAAGGCGAGTGACGCCGGCTCTTTCAGGCTGGAGACGAAGATGGGGACCGGGAGGATGCCGCGTTGGCGCAGCGCCTCAAAAAGGGCATCGATCGGCGCGACATCGGCGGCAAGAAGCATCGAGCGGTAGAAGAGGATCGGTACCACCTTTCCCTCCACTTGCAGGGGGAGGGGGAGGACGCCGCGTGTGGGCTCGTAGTAGCCGGCTTTTGGCACCGCCACCGGCTCAACAACGGCCGCATCTTGTCCAGCCAGCCGCCCCAGCCTCTGCACCAGCGCGCTCATATTGGCCGGGCCGCCTTCGCGGAAATAGCCGAGCAACGCGTCCAATTCCTGGCGCGGCAGCGTCGAGGCTTCGATCAGCCTGAGATCCTCGTCGTGGCTTTCACCGGGAAGCAGCGCCAGTTTTATGCCGCGCTCGCGGGCGATCGAAGCCAACTGGTCGCAGCCATAGCGCCACCAATCGTGGCCGCCGAGGATGCGCACCAGGATGATCTTGGCGTGGCGGGCGACGCTGTCGACCCAGAGGTCGACGGACATGGGATGGCGCAGGTCGCGCAGCGCCGCCAGCCGCATCGAGGGCACGCGGCCGGCATCGGCCTTCCACGCCGCCGCCAGCCCGGCAAGATCGCTGTCGGTGAAGGACAGGGCCACGATATCCGCCGGCGTCTGCCGCAGATCGACCGGCTCGGCAAGATCGTCGAGCGAGGCGGAGGTCGTGGTGAGGATATGCATCGCGGCTCGTGTCTGAAAATCAGCCGGCGAGTATACGCTCGATTGCCGGGCGGTTCAGCCCCTTGAGGCCGATGACGACCAGGCGCGAACGGCGGTCGTCCTCGGCCGTCCAGGCGCGGTCATAGTAGTGATTGACGCGCGGGCCGACGGCCTGCAGCAGGAGCCGCATCGGCTTGCCGCCGACCTCGACGAAGCCTTTCACACGCAGCACGTTTTCCTGTTCGGCGGCGGCCGCGACGCGCTTTGCCAACTCGTCCGGATTGGCGATCGAGGGGATGTCGACGATGAAGGTATCGAAGTCGTCATGCTCGTGGTCGAAAGCGCCGTCATGATGCGACTTGCGGTTTTCGATATCGTTCTCGACAGCGAGACCGAGGCCGAGCAGCACCGAGGGGTCGACCTTGCCATGCGAGGTCGGCACGATCTTCACGGCGCGGGCGGAATGTTCGTTGATGATGGCGTTGGCGCGGGCCGAACCGGCGGCGTCCATCAGGTCGCTCTTCGACAGGATGATCAGATCCGCGCAAGCGATCTGATCCTCGAACACTTCCTCGACCGGGTCGTCATGGTCGAGGCTCTCATCCCCGGCGCGCTGCGCTTGCAAGGCGTCCATGTCGTTGGCGACGCGGCCTTCGGCCAATGCGGGGCCGTCGACCACGGCGATGACGCCGTCGACCGTCACGCGGCTCTTCACCGTCGGCCACTGGAACGCCTGGACCAGCGGCTTGGGCAGAGCGAGGCCCGAGGTTTCGATCAGGATGTGGTCGACCTTCGGCGTCAGCGACAGGATCTGGTCCAGCGCTGGCACGAAATCGTCTGCCACGGTGCAGCAGATGCAGCCATTGGCCAGTTCGACGATGTTCTCCTCCGGGCAGGTGTCGATGCCGCAGCCCTTCAAAATCTCGCCGTCGATGCCGATGTCGCCGAACTCGTTGACGATGATGGCAATACGCTTGCCGCCGGCGTTTTCCAGGAGATGGCGGACCAGCGTCGTCTTGCCGGCGCCGAGGAAGCCGGTGACGACGGTGCAGGGGACGCGGGAGAGATTGCCGGTCGAATTTGGGGCGCTCATGATCAATCCTTCAACAGGTCGAGGGGAGGAATGCGGGCCACGAGGCCGCGCTTGAGGGAATCGGGCCGGCCACGCCATGGAATGAGGCCGTCCGTCGAGGTGGCGAAGAGCTTGGCGCCGGTGACAAGGTCGGCGCCGCTGGCCGCGGTCAGGTCGCCGAAGACATAGCTCCAGCAGCCGTCGCGCAGGATGGCGGCGCTCAGCCGGTGCTTGCAATTGCCGAGGCATTCGACCGTGCGGACGCGGATGTCGTCGCCGGCCGCGGCGCGGCGCGTGTCCTCAGCCAGCAGTTCGCCGGCGCGGGGATGCGCGTCCGAGCCGGTCTCGTCGCGACAGGAGGCGCAGACGATGATGGTGACGCCGGCCAAGGCTTCGCCGTCGGCGGACGAATTGTCCGCTGTGCCAGCCGAAAAACTGCCGTTCTGGTCCAAAAAACCGGGCTCCTTGCCCGGAAACCCGCCGGGCGATCGGATTCTTTTGTCGCAGACGGCAGGTCTCCTGGCTCGCGGATCATCGCCTTGGGTGCCGCCTTCCCGGGAATTCCCAGTGGCTTTCGGCCTTGGCTCTTCGCTTACAGTTGCGGGGACAGCCGCGGATTTGAGATTTTTCACCTCGCACCGCATTCCCTCTTAGCCCCTGCCGTTGCGGGCAAGGGACCGTCTGGACGGGATTTAGGCTTTTGCAGGCAGCGGTGTCAACGCGGGCTTACGACACGACGATGTCGGCCAGCGCCGGGCCCAGATCGCCTGCCGGCGTCACGTCCATGCGTTCAAGGCCAAGCCAGCCCTGCATCTGCTTCAATTCCTCGAAGAGCTGCGCGGCGGTATCAGGCGGGGCGCCGGGCTCGGGGTAGGCGGCATGGACGCGCAGGACGCTGGCCGGCCGGTCTGCCTTGAGGTCGACGCGCGCCACGATCTTGTCGCCGAGCAGGAAGGGGAGGACGTAGTAGCCGTATTGGCGCTTTTCAGCCGGCGTGTAGATTTCGATGCGGTAGTGGAAATCGAACAGCCGCTCAGAGCGCGAGCG
It encodes:
- the cobN gene encoding cobaltochelatase subunit CobN — encoded protein: MHILTTTSASLDDLAEPVDLRQTPADIVALSFTDSDLAGLAAAWKADAGRVPSMRLAALRDLRHPMSVDLWVDSVARHAKIILVRILGGHDWWRYGCDQLASIARERGIKLALLPGESHDEDLRLIEASTLPRQELDALLGYFREGGPANMSALVQRLGRLAGQDAAVVEPVAVPKAGYYEPTRGVLPLPLQVEGKVVPILFYRSMLLAADVAPIDALFEALRQRGILPVPIFVSSLKEPASLAFVETAFAALKPAAIITATAFASGAEPGVETLFDRAGVPVFQVIVATTRRDVWENNQRGVAPADLAMHVVLPELDGRILAGAISFKGESDVDPALGHRAFANRPEPDRVAQVADRVVAFIKLQDTPRAERKLVILIPDYPSAPGRTGYAVGLDVPSSVLAMLHDLKEQGYGVEGIPKSQRELLDLLERGDDGLGLEDYLGFSKELPVEAMTAVEAAWGKAEYETGQKHFPFRAATFGNITVALAPDRGRSADRRADYHDPTLPPRHALVAFGLWLRKSLGIHALIHVGAHGTLEWLPGKTVALSQSCFPEIVTGPLPVIYPFIVSNPGEAAQAKRRIAAVTLGHLPPPLTVAGLDEDQHKLERLVDEYAQADGLDRRRRDRLAKLIVDTAQKTGLATEAGVARTDAPDEALRRIDAWLCDLKDFAIKDGLHIYGRAPDGEPDTMRRQSAEAERSALVAALDGRHVKAGPAGAPARGRSDVLPTGRNLFTSDPRTMPTPTAYDLGKAAAEEVVRGYLQSHGDWPRSLVIDLWGSASLRTGGEEIAQGLALMGCRPQWDAATGRVTGIEVLPPATLDRPRVDVTWRISGLFRDMFPTQIALIDATANAVAARDEEDSENPLAARTRADGKISPRIFGTSPGTYGAGVENLLSSGDWAAREEIGRAYLDATSHAYGGAGGEGVSAPGAFETRIAEADLLVHTGDDPGRDILEGSADVAFIGGFSAALAALGRNADVIVLDTTDPQKPKPRSVGEAVSRVVRARAVNARFIAGQMRHGPRGASEFAETVDRLVGFAETTHAISGALIEAVHDAYVGDAEVRAFILRENPAAAKVIAERFLSARRRGLWHPLRNSIDDDLAALIAEAEALGVAA
- the cobW gene encoding cobalamin biosynthesis protein CobW, producing the protein MSAPNSTGNLSRVPCTVVTGFLGAGKTTLVRHLLENAGGKRIAIIVNEFGDIGIDGEILKGCGIDTCPEENIVELANGCICCTVADDFVPALDQILSLTPKVDHILIETSGLALPKPLVQAFQWPTVKSRVTVDGVIAVVDGPALAEGRVANDMDALQAQRAGDESLDHDDPVEEVFEDQIACADLIILSKSDLMDAAGSARANAIINEHSARAVKIVPTSHGKVDPSVLLGLGLAVENDIENRKSHHDGAFDHEHDDFDTFIVDIPSIANPDELAKRVAAAAEQENVLRVKGFVEVGGKPMRLLLQAVGPRVNHYYDRAWTAEDDRRSRLVVIGLKGLNRPAIERILAG
- a CDS encoding DUF1636 family protein — translated: MDQNGSFSAGTADNSSADGEALAGVTIIVCASCRDETGSDAHPRAGELLAEDTRRAAAGDDIRVRTVECLGNCKHRLSAAILRDGCWSYVFGDLTAASGADLVTGAKLFATSTDGLIPWRGRPDSLKRGLVARIPPLDLLKD